In one Polaribacter sp. ALD11 genomic region, the following are encoded:
- a CDS encoding DUF4252 domain-containing protein, with protein sequence MKQLAIIFFTLLMTTISAQEVAFEKFYKINKEQSTFSINLSASLAGSFLDDENDGDLMNIIKKSSDFKLMIFDNEDNTISKDFRKFSRKNNFKTLARVKENGSKAALFFIEKTNYIREIIIKANSNTDKLVLFGLKTKITKDELAAMIASSDINVSSK encoded by the coding sequence ATGAAACAATTAGCAATAATTTTCTTTACACTTCTTATGACAACAATTTCTGCACAAGAGGTAGCGTTTGAGAAATTCTATAAAATAAATAAAGAGCAATCTACATTTTCAATCAATTTATCAGCATCATTGGCAGGTTCTTTTTTAGATGATGAAAATGACGGAGATTTAATGAATATCATTAAAAAATCGAGTGATTTTAAATTAATGATTTTTGATAATGAAGACAATACTATTTCAAAAGACTTTAGAAAATTCAGTAGAAAAAACAATTTTAAAACACTTGCTCGCGTAAAAGAAAATGGGAGTAAAGCAGCATTGTTTTTTATTGAAAAGACTAACTACATCAGAGAAATTATTATAAAAGCAAATAGTAATACTGATAAACTTGTTTTGTTTGGTTTGAAAACCAAAATTACAAAAGATGAATTAGCAGCGATGATTGCTTCTTCAGATATTAACGTTTCATCAAAATAA
- a CDS encoding DUF4254 domain-containing protein has protein sequence MFSKKANAIFIDAIETYKSKNELEQKCVNPFDKNTDLIDFLLFEKCWIDAIQWAYEDIIRDPNINAEDALVLKRKIDASNQVRTDTVEYIDSYFLDKYATIALEKDATINSESPAWAIDRLSILALKIYHMHLETVREDASEVHKQNCTKKLNVLLDQRNDLSTAIDDLLVDISKGKKYMKVYKQMKMYNDAELNPVLRASK, from the coding sequence ATGTTTTCTAAAAAAGCGAATGCTATTTTTATTGATGCTATTGAAACTTACAAAAGTAAAAATGAGTTAGAGCAAAAATGTGTAAATCCATTTGATAAAAACACAGATTTAATCGATTTTCTATTGTTTGAAAAATGTTGGATAGATGCGATACAATGGGCTTATGAAGACATTATTAGAGACCCTAATATTAACGCCGAAGATGCTTTAGTTTTAAAGAGAAAAATTGATGCTTCTAATCAAGTAAGAACCGATACGGTAGAATATATTGATAGCTATTTTTTAGATAAGTATGCAACAATTGCTTTAGAAAAAGATGCGACTATTAATTCTGAAAGTCCGGCTTGGGCAATTGATAGATTGTCTATTTTAGCGTTAAAAATTTATCACATGCATTTAGAAACTGTTAGAGAAGACGCTTCTGAAGTACACAAACAAAACTGTACTAAAAAATTAAATGTTTTATTAGATCAACGTAACGATTTATCTACGGCTATAGACGACTTATTAGTAGATATCTCAAAAGGAAAAAAATACATGAAAGTTTACAAACAAATGAAAATGTATAATGATGCTGAATTAAATCCTGTTTTAAGAGCTTCTAAATAG
- a CDS encoding sodium:proton antiporter: MNYFLIATVLIVLSAGFGYINTRFLKLPNSIGLMLITILFTLAVFVLSYFDDTLLLKERELITSIDFKTVLLDVMLSFLLFAGALHTNFQQLKIQRKPVLIFATLGTLISTFLVGVLVFYALKVLNLDVDFIYCLLFGALISPTDPIAVLGIMKKVGAPKNLETKIVGESLFNDGVGVVIFLTIYQIASGGAEISFGNIAELFLVEVVGGIILGLIIGWITYRLLKSIDDYETEVIITLAAVMGGTLFAQHFHLSAPLAMVTAGLIVGTDTVRRSSMGEITEAYVDKFWELIDVLLNTILFVMIGMEILVLTFEATYVLAGFIIIPLLLIARYISLLLPIKIYAKKLEFVPKTNLIMTWGGLRGGISIALALSLTQNMERDLFLVITYIVVVFSILVQGLTVGKLIKKFTK, from the coding sequence ATGAATTATTTTTTAATTGCAACCGTTTTAATAGTGCTTTCAGCTGGGTTTGGCTATATAAACACAAGGTTTTTAAAATTGCCAAATTCTATTGGTTTAATGTTGATAACCATACTGTTTACGTTGGCTGTTTTTGTACTAAGTTATTTTGATGATACCTTGCTACTTAAAGAAAGAGAACTCATTACAAGTATCGATTTTAAAACGGTACTTTTAGATGTAATGTTAAGTTTTCTACTGTTTGCAGGCGCATTACATACGAACTTTCAGCAATTAAAAATTCAACGAAAACCAGTATTAATTTTTGCAACTCTTGGAACGCTAATTTCAACATTTTTGGTTGGAGTACTCGTTTTTTATGCACTTAAGGTATTAAATCTCGATGTAGATTTTATCTATTGCCTGCTTTTTGGAGCATTAATATCTCCAACAGATCCTATTGCAGTTTTAGGAATTATGAAAAAAGTAGGAGCTCCAAAAAACCTAGAAACAAAGATTGTTGGAGAATCTTTATTTAATGATGGAGTAGGTGTTGTCATTTTTCTAACAATATATCAAATTGCAAGTGGTGGTGCTGAAATCTCTTTTGGTAATATTGCTGAATTATTTTTAGTAGAGGTTGTTGGTGGAATTATTCTTGGATTGATTATAGGTTGGATTACCTACCGATTATTAAAAAGTATTGATGATTATGAAACGGAAGTAATTATAACGCTTGCTGCTGTTATGGGTGGAACTTTGTTTGCGCAACATTTTCATTTATCTGCACCTTTAGCAATGGTTACCGCAGGTTTAATTGTAGGTACAGATACTGTTAGAAGGTCTTCTATGGGTGAAATTACAGAAGCTTATGTAGATAAGTTTTGGGAACTTATAGACGTGCTTTTAAATACCATTCTTTTTGTTATGATTGGAATGGAGATTTTAGTCTTAACCTTTGAAGCGACTTATGTTTTAGCAGGGTTTATAATAATTCCGTTATTATTAATTGCAAGATACATTTCGCTGTTATTACCCATAAAAATTTATGCAAAGAAGTTAGAGTTTGTACCAAAAACAAACTTAATTATGACTTGGGGTGGTCTGCGTGGTGGAATTTCTATTGCCTTGGCTTTGAGTTTAACTCAGAACATGGAACGCGATTTGTTTCTAGTAATTACCTATATCGTTGTTGTTTTCTCTATTCTTGTGCAAGGATTAACTGTCGGAAAATTGATAAAGAAATTCACTAAATAA
- a CDS encoding cystathionine gamma-synthase, which translates to MKFNTKTIHGGQKVEKSTGAIVPPIFQTSTYAQAGAGVAQEYNYSRGANPTRTALENSLASIENGTHGFAFSSGLAAIDCVLRTLKPGDEIIAGNDLYGGTYRMFTRLFEKYGLEFIYVDINSSENVAKAITEKTKLVWLETPTNPLMKIADIEAICTAVKEVNSEILIGVDNTFATPYLQQPLDLGADIVMHSVTKYLAGHSDVLMGALIVKDEKLAEEIHFIQFAAGAVAGPMDSFLALRGIKTLHIRMQRHCENGRAVANFLNKHPKVGAVYYPGLEEHPNHEIAKKQMKDFGGVVSFSLKDESKEATFKFLDNIEFFTLAESLGGVESMVNHSATMSHASMPEEERLKTGITDSIIRLSVGIEDEDDLLADLERALKL; encoded by the coding sequence ATGAAATTCAATACCAAAACAATTCACGGAGGTCAAAAAGTAGAGAAATCAACCGGCGCAATTGTGCCACCAATTTTTCAAACTTCTACCTATGCACAAGCGGGTGCAGGTGTTGCTCAAGAATATAATTATTCAAGAGGAGCAAACCCAACCAGAACCGCGTTAGAAAACAGTCTAGCTTCCATAGAAAACGGAACACATGGTTTTGCATTTTCTTCTGGTTTGGCTGCAATAGATTGTGTCTTAAGAACGCTAAAACCTGGTGATGAAATTATTGCAGGAAACGATTTGTACGGAGGAACGTATAGAATGTTTACTAGATTGTTTGAAAAATACGGATTGGAATTTATATACGTAGATATTAATTCATCAGAAAATGTAGCGAAAGCAATTACAGAAAAAACGAAATTAGTTTGGTTAGAAACGCCAACAAATCCCTTAATGAAAATTGCAGATATTGAAGCAATTTGTACTGCAGTAAAAGAAGTGAATTCAGAAATTTTGATTGGAGTAGATAATACATTTGCAACACCATATTTACAACAACCTTTAGATTTAGGCGCAGACATTGTAATGCATTCTGTAACAAAATATTTAGCAGGACATTCAGATGTGTTAATGGGTGCTTTAATTGTAAAAGATGAAAAATTAGCTGAAGAAATCCATTTTATTCAGTTTGCTGCTGGCGCAGTTGCAGGTCCAATGGATTCTTTTTTAGCATTAAGAGGTATAAAAACATTGCATATTAGAATGCAACGTCATTGTGAAAACGGACGAGCAGTTGCTAATTTTTTAAATAAGCATCCAAAAGTTGGTGCGGTTTATTATCCTGGTTTAGAGGAACACCCTAATCATGAAATTGCCAAAAAACAAATGAAGGATTTTGGTGGGGTGGTTTCTTTCAGTTTAAAAGATGAAAGTAAAGAAGCAACGTTTAAATTTTTAGATAATATCGAGTTTTTTACGCTAGCAGAATCTTTGGGTGGTGTAGAAAGTATGGTAAATCATTCTGCAACCATGTCTCATGCATCCATGCCAGAAGAAGAACGTTTAAAAACAGGAATTACAGATAGCATAATTCGTTTGAGTGTTGGTATCGAAGATGAAGACGATTTGTTAGCAGATTTAGAGCGTGCTTTAAAATTATAG
- a CDS encoding arsenate reductase family protein, which yields MKKVYFLQTCDTCKRILKEVNTDGFEKQEIKGNPINVAQLEEMHQLSASYEALFNKRAKLYKAMDLKNQDISEADYRQYLLNEYTFLKRPVFIVDKEIFIGNSKKVVAELKEKIG from the coding sequence ATGAAGAAAGTCTATTTTTTACAAACATGTGATACTTGCAAACGCATCTTAAAAGAAGTAAATACAGATGGTTTTGAGAAACAAGAAATAAAAGGTAATCCTATAAATGTTGCTCAATTAGAAGAAATGCATCAACTTTCTGCTAGTTATGAAGCATTATTTAACAAACGAGCAAAACTATATAAAGCGATGGATTTGAAAAACCAAGATATTTCTGAGGCAGATTACAGACAATACCTATTAAATGAGTATACTTTTTTAAAACGTCCGGTTTTTATTGTTGATAAAGAAATATTTATTGGAAATAGTAAAAAAGTTGTCGCAGAATTAAAAGAGAAGATTGGTTAA
- a CDS encoding methylmalonyl-CoA mutase family protein yields the protein MEQITTYKPTYKVRIVTAAALFDGHDAAINIMRRIIQSTGVEVIHLGHDRSVEEVVNCAIQEDVNAIAITSYQGGHNEYFKYMHDLLQEKGAGHIKIFGGGGGVILPEEIKELMEYGITRIYSPDDGRALGLQGMINDLVKTSDFAIGNHLDVDVNDLSNKEARKIARVISSAENFPEVAKETLDKIHIKNKDSKTPVLGITGTGGSGKSSLVDELVRRFLIDFPEKTVGLISVDPSKRKTGGALLGDRIRMNSINNSRVYMRSLATRQSNLALSKYVNEAVQVLKAAEFDLIILETSGIGQSDTEIIEHSDTSLYVMTPEFGAATQLEKIDMLDFADLVAINKFDKRGALDAVRDVKKQYMRNNNLWHIHQDDLPVYGTIASQFNDPGMNTLYKSIMDKLVEKTGVDLKSKMEITKEMSEKIFVIPPARVRYLSEIAESNRSYDKKVDDQVVVAQKLYGIHQTIESITNSSVEIIKTGLNEDEIISLEISEDDKAFLKLLIAQFEKVKLNFDPLNWEIILNWQEKVQKYKDPIYTFKVRDKEIKIETHSESLSHTQIPKIALPKYQAWGDLLRWNLQENVPGEFPYTAGLYPFKRTGEDPTRMFAGEGGPERTNRRFHYVSLGMDAKRLSTAFDSVTLYGNDPGKRPDIYGKIGNAGVSICCLDDAKKLYSGFDLSHHMTSVSMTINGPAPMLLGFFMNAAIDQNCEKYIVENKLEKQVDAKFNDIYESKGLERPTYQGKLPEGNNGLGLMLLGLTGDLILPSEVYQQIKKDTLAQVRGTVQADILKEDQAQNTCIFSTEFALRLMGDVQEYFIEKQVRNFYSVSISGYHIAEAGANPITQLALTLSNGFTYVEYYLSRGMDINKFGPNLSFFFSNGIDPEYSVIGRVARKIWAKAMKIKYGANPRAQMLKYHIQTSGRSLHAQEIDFNDIRTTLQALYAINDNCNSLHTNAYDEAITTPTEESVRRAMAIQLIINKELGLTKNENPIQGAFIIEELTDLVEEAVLLEFDRITERGGVLGAMETMYQRSKIQEESMYYETLKHNGEFPIIGVNTFLSSKGSPTVVPEEVIRATEEEKQFQIQTKDLLNTANLKKVKEQVAILQEAAVQNENLFDKLMEATKVCSLGQITEALFKVGGQYRRNM from the coding sequence ATGGAACAAATTACAACCTATAAACCTACCTATAAAGTACGAATTGTAACTGCTGCTGCGCTGTTTGATGGTCATGATGCTGCCATAAATATTATGCGTAGAATTATTCAGTCTACAGGCGTTGAAGTAATTCACTTAGGCCACGACAGATCTGTGGAAGAAGTAGTTAATTGTGCCATTCAAGAAGACGTAAATGCAATTGCAATAACCTCTTACCAAGGAGGCCACAACGAGTATTTTAAATACATGCACGATTTATTGCAAGAAAAAGGTGCAGGACATATTAAAATATTTGGCGGCGGAGGCGGCGTAATTCTTCCTGAAGAAATTAAAGAATTGATGGAGTATGGAATTACCAGAATATACTCACCAGATGATGGACGAGCATTAGGTTTGCAAGGAATGATTAATGACTTGGTTAAAACTTCTGATTTTGCTATTGGTAATCATTTAGATGTTGATGTAAATGATTTATCGAATAAAGAAGCTAGAAAAATTGCGAGAGTAATTTCTTCAGCAGAAAACTTCCCTGAAGTTGCAAAAGAAACTCTAGATAAAATTCATATAAAAAATAAAGATTCTAAAACTCCGGTTTTAGGAATTACAGGAACCGGTGGTTCTGGAAAATCTTCTTTAGTAGACGAGTTGGTTCGAAGATTTTTAATTGATTTTCCAGAAAAAACAGTAGGTTTAATTTCTGTAGATCCTTCAAAAAGAAAAACAGGTGGCGCACTTTTAGGAGATCGAATTCGTATGAATTCTATTAACAATTCTCGTGTTTACATGCGTTCTTTAGCAACAAGACAATCTAATTTAGCATTGTCTAAATATGTAAATGAAGCGGTGCAAGTTTTAAAGGCTGCTGAATTTGATTTAATTATTTTAGAAACTTCGGGTATTGGACAATCGGATACAGAAATTATAGAACATTCAGATACTTCATTGTATGTAATGACACCAGAATTTGGTGCAGCAACACAGTTAGAAAAAATTGACATGCTAGATTTTGCAGATTTAGTTGCCATTAATAAGTTTGATAAACGTGGAGCTTTAGATGCTGTTAGAGATGTAAAAAAACAATACATGCGCAACAATAATTTGTGGCACATTCACCAAGATGATTTACCTGTTTATGGTACTATAGCCTCACAGTTTAATGACCCAGGAATGAATACTTTGTACAAAAGTATTATGGACAAGTTGGTGGAGAAAACAGGTGTAGATTTAAAATCGAAAATGGAAATTACCAAAGAAATGTCTGAGAAAATCTTTGTAATTCCGCCAGCAAGAGTTCGTTATTTGTCTGAAATTGCAGAAAGCAATAGATCTTATGACAAAAAAGTTGACGACCAAGTTGTGGTTGCTCAAAAATTATACGGAATTCATCAAACCATTGAGTCTATCACAAATTCATCCGTAGAAATTATTAAAACGGGTTTAAATGAAGATGAAATTATTTCTCTTGAAATTTCTGAAGACGATAAAGCCTTTTTAAAATTATTAATAGCGCAATTCGAAAAAGTAAAACTAAACTTCGATCCACTAAACTGGGAAATCATTTTAAACTGGCAAGAAAAGGTTCAGAAATATAAAGATCCAATTTATACGTTTAAAGTTCGTGACAAAGAAATTAAAATAGAAACACACTCAGAATCGCTTTCTCATACACAGATACCAAAAATAGCCTTACCAAAATACCAAGCTTGGGGAGATTTATTACGTTGGAACTTGCAAGAAAATGTTCCTGGAGAATTTCCTTACACAGCAGGTTTGTATCCGTTTAAAAGAACTGGTGAAGACCCAACAAGAATGTTTGCTGGTGAAGGTGGACCAGAAAGAACCAACAGACGTTTTCATTATGTGAGTTTAGGTATGGATGCAAAACGCCTTTCTACTGCTTTCGATTCTGTTACTTTATATGGAAATGATCCTGGTAAAAGACCAGATATTTATGGGAAAATTGGAAACGCAGGGGTTTCAATTTGTTGTTTAGACGATGCTAAGAAATTATATTCTGGTTTCGATTTAAGTCACCACATGACTTCTGTTTCTATGACCATAAATGGACCCGCACCCATGTTGTTAGGTTTCTTTATGAATGCTGCCATTGATCAGAATTGTGAGAAATATATTGTAGAAAATAAATTAGAAAAACAAGTTGACGCTAAATTCAATGACATTTATGAGTCTAAAGGATTAGAAAGACCAACATATCAAGGGAAATTACCTGAAGGAAATAATGGTTTAGGTTTAATGTTGTTAGGTTTAACGGGAGATTTAATTTTACCTTCGGAAGTCTATCAACAAATAAAAAAAGACACATTAGCACAAGTTAGAGGAACAGTACAAGCAGATATTTTAAAAGAAGATCAGGCACAGAATACCTGTATTTTTTCTACGGAATTTGCACTTCGTTTAATGGGAGATGTACAAGAATATTTCATTGAAAAACAGGTGAGAAACTTTTATTCTGTTTCTATTTCTGGGTATCATATAGCAGAAGCTGGTGCAAATCCTATTACACAATTGGCTTTGACCTTGTCTAACGGGTTTACATACGTTGAGTATTATTTAAGTCGCGGAATGGACATTAATAAATTCGGACCAAACTTATCTTTCTTTTTCTCTAACGGAATTGACCCTGAATATTCAGTAATTGGTAGAGTTGCTCGTAAAATTTGGGCAAAAGCCATGAAAATTAAATACGGTGCAAACCCGAGAGCACAAATGTTAAAATATCATATTCAGACTTCTGGTCGTTCTTTACACGCGCAAGAAATCGATTTTAATGATATTAGAACAACATTGCAAGCGTTGTATGCAATTAACGATAACTGTAATTCTTTACATACAAATGCCTATGATGAAGCAATTACAACACCAACGGAAGAATCTGTAAGAAGAGCGATGGCGATTCAGTTAATCATCAACAAAGAATTAGGTTTAACTAAAAATGAAAACCCGATTCAAGGCGCTTTTATTATTGAAGAATTAACCGATTTGGTAGAAGAAGCTGTCTTATTAGAATTCGATAGAATTACAGAACGTGGAGGCGTTTTAGGGGCGATGGAAACCATGTATCAACGTTCTAAAATACAGGAAGAAAGCATGTATTATGAAACATTAAAACATAATGGAGAATTCCCTATTATTGGTGTAAATACCTTCTTAAGCTCTAAAGGATCGCCTACAGTTGTGCCCGAAGAAGTGATTCGTGCAACCGAAGAAGAGAAGCAATTCCAAATTCAAACGAAAGATTTATTAAACACCGCAAACCTTAAAAAGGTGAAAGAACAAGTTGCAATTTTACAAGAAGCTGCTGTTCAAAATGAAAATTTATTTGATAAATTAATGGAAGCAACCAAAGTTTGTTCTTTAGGACAAATTACAGAAGCGTTGTTTAAAGTTGGTGGACAATATCGTAGAAACATGTAA
- a CDS encoding DinB family protein, with the protein MKTQFDVLRKSRDLVIKELEGLTLDQIHTIPAGFKNNIAWNVAHLVVTQQVLQYKLSGLNCLCPDELIEEYKKGTFPTKNFTEEEFEEVKELLLGLPDTLQEDFEAGIFENYTEYPTSTGFVLNSIESAIAFNNFHEGIHYGVIRSIKKFL; encoded by the coding sequence ATGAAGACACAATTCGATGTTTTAAGAAAATCTCGCGATTTAGTTATAAAAGAATTAGAAGGTTTAACTTTAGACCAAATTCACACAATTCCAGCAGGTTTTAAGAATAATATTGCTTGGAATGTAGCGCATTTAGTCGTTACACAACAAGTTTTACAATACAAACTTTCTGGTTTGAATTGTCTATGTCCAGATGAGTTAATCGAAGAGTATAAAAAAGGAACTTTTCCAACAAAGAACTTTACAGAAGAAGAGTTTGAGGAAGTAAAAGAATTACTGTTAGGATTGCCAGATACGTTGCAAGAAGATTTTGAAGCAGGAATTTTTGAGAATTACACAGAATACCCAACAAGTACAGGTTTTGTTTTAAATTCTATAGAGAGTGCGATTGCGTTTAACAACTTTCACGAAGGTATTCATTATGGAGTGATACGATCTATAAAAAAATTTTTATAA